The Lutibacter sp. Hel_I_33_5 genome has a window encoding:
- a CDS encoding glycosyltransferase yields the protein MTKKKIIVAPLNWGLGHATRSVPIIESLIENRFTPIIASDDDSLQFLKKEFSSLETIQLPSYHIKYGKNLRWNLLLQTPKILKAIKKEEQVINNFINADDEVIGIISDNRFGVTSDKVKSVYITHQLQVLSGITTFFTSKIHQKFINKFDECWIPDTLNSDFSGTLSQAKTIKIPKKYIGVLSRFKKETLTKEVDILIILSGPEPNRSKLEYKLIEKFSNFKGTVVLVQGNIESQQKITEENNITIFNYVLSSELEKLINQSEIVVCRSGYSSIMDLAVLNKKAFFIPTKNQSEQEYLAKYMEERNLAPFCKEDDFSIEKLAEIKNYEGLKSEKTKFNSGLFSLFQRK from the coding sequence ATGACAAAAAAGAAAATAATTGTTGCACCACTAAATTGGGGTTTAGGTCATGCTACTAGAAGTGTGCCAATTATTGAGTCTTTAATAGAAAATAGATTTACGCCCATTATTGCTTCAGACGATGATTCATTACAATTTCTTAAAAAAGAATTCTCGAGTTTAGAAACTATCCAACTTCCTAGTTATCATATAAAATATGGTAAAAACCTACGATGGAATTTATTGTTACAAACTCCAAAAATTCTAAAAGCAATAAAAAAAGAAGAACAGGTAATTAATAATTTTATAAATGCTGATGATGAGGTTATTGGTATAATTTCTGATAATCGATTTGGTGTTACAAGCGATAAAGTAAAGTCGGTTTATATTACACATCAATTACAAGTTTTATCAGGAATTACAACTTTTTTTACAAGTAAAATTCATCAAAAATTTATTAATAAATTTGATGAATGTTGGATTCCAGATACGCTAAATTCTGACTTTTCAGGAACATTATCACAAGCAAAAACTATTAAAATACCTAAGAAATATATTGGTGTTTTAAGTCGGTTTAAAAAAGAAACGTTAACGAAAGAAGTTGATATTCTAATCATTCTTTCTGGCCCAGAACCAAACAGAAGTAAGCTAGAATATAAATTAATTGAAAAGTTTTCTAATTTTAAAGGAACTGTTGTTTTAGTGCAAGGAAATATTGAATCTCAACAAAAAATAACAGAAGAAAATAACATCACAATTTTTAATTATGTACTCTCATCGGAATTAGAAAAGTTAATTAATCAATCAGAAATTGTTGTTTGTAGATCTGGATATTCTTCTATCATGGATTTAGCGGTTTTAAATAAAAAAGCTTTTTTTATTCCTACTAAAAATCAATCTGAACAAGAATATTTAGCAAAATATATGGAAGAAAGAAACCTAGCTCCATTTTGTAAAGAAGACGATTTTTCAATTGAAAAATTAGCAGAAATTAAAAATTATGAAGGGTTAAAATCAGAAAAAACTAAGTTCAATTCAGGTTTATTTAGCCTTTTCCAACGTAAATGA
- the purD gene encoding phosphoribosylamine--glycine ligase — translation MNILILGSGGREHAFALKLSESKKINQLFVAPGNAGTHKVATNININPTDFNAVKEVVLKNKIEMVVVGPEAPLVEGVHDFFLADIELKKIPVIGPKKDGALLEGSKDFSKQFMQKHGVPTAKYQSFTALTLNEGKKFLETLQPPFVLKADGLAAGKGVLILNDLDEAKTELEEMLSNQKFGEASSTVVIEEFLKGIELSVFVLTDGKNYKILPSAKDYKRIGEGDIGLNTGGMGAISPVPFADDAFLNKVEELVVKPTINGLQKDGIDYRGFIFIGLMNDKGNPSVVEYNVRMGDPETEVVLPRIESDLLDLFEGVAKQTLEEKSFSVISKTATTVMLVSGGYPEAYEKGKEITGIENVSDSIVYHAGTKLENDTVLSKGGRVMAVTSFGDTIEEALEKSYNSINKIHFDKMNYRKDIGFDLV, via the coding sequence ATGAACATTCTTATTTTAGGGTCTGGAGGTAGAGAACATGCATTCGCTTTAAAACTTTCTGAAAGCAAAAAAATCAACCAATTATTTGTAGCACCAGGAAATGCTGGGACACATAAAGTAGCAACGAATATCAATATCAATCCAACCGATTTTAATGCTGTTAAAGAAGTTGTTTTAAAGAATAAAATAGAAATGGTTGTTGTAGGGCCAGAAGCTCCTTTAGTTGAAGGAGTTCATGATTTTTTTCTCGCTGATATTGAGCTAAAAAAAATACCAGTTATTGGACCTAAAAAAGACGGAGCTTTATTAGAAGGTTCTAAAGACTTCTCTAAGCAATTCATGCAAAAACATGGAGTTCCTACTGCAAAGTATCAATCTTTTACGGCATTAACGTTAAATGAAGGTAAAAAGTTTCTAGAAACATTACAACCTCCTTTTGTTTTAAAAGCAGATGGATTAGCTGCTGGAAAAGGAGTGTTGATTTTAAATGATTTAGATGAAGCAAAAACAGAACTAGAAGAAATGCTATCCAATCAAAAGTTTGGCGAGGCATCATCAACAGTTGTTATTGAAGAATTTTTAAAAGGAATTGAACTATCTGTTTTTGTATTAACGGACGGAAAAAATTACAAAATTTTACCCTCAGCAAAAGATTATAAAAGAATTGGAGAAGGTGATATAGGTTTAAATACAGGTGGTATGGGAGCTATTTCTCCAGTTCCGTTTGCGGATGATGCCTTTCTTAATAAAGTAGAAGAATTGGTTGTAAAACCGACAATAAACGGCTTACAAAAAGACGGAATAGATTATCGAGGTTTTATTTTTATTGGATTAATGAATGATAAAGGAAATCCTTCTGTTGTAGAATACAATGTTAGAATGGGAGATCCAGAAACAGAAGTTGTTTTACCGAGGATAGAATCTGATTTATTAGATTTATTTGAAGGTGTTGCTAAACAAACATTGGAAGAAAAATCTTTTTCAGTGATTTCTAAAACAGCAACTACAGTAATGTTAGTGTCTGGAGGATATCCTGAAGCTTATGAAAAAGGCAAAGAGATTACGGGTATTGAGAATGTGTCTGATTCAATTGTATATCATGCTGGTACAAAATTAGAAAACGATACTGTTTTATCTAAAGGAGGAAGAGTGATGGCAGTAACTTCTTTTGGAGATACTATTGAAGAAGCTCTTGAGAAATCATATAATAGCATTAATAAAATTCATTTCGATAAAATGAATTACAGAAAAGATATTGGTTTCGATTTAGTCTAA
- a CDS encoding glycosyltransferase yields MDSNFTITASIVIYNEDLETLKKTINSFLQISFSKKLYLIDNSSVNKFKTYFKSKEVEYIFVGKNLGFGKAHNLIIDKINGKSEFHLVLNPDVVFNSKIIFVLISELEKDKSLSMISPKVLNFDGTLQFACRKFPTFFDLINRRVKISNKQIFHNTYQDRNLDKPFHPDFIQGCYMLFKTEDFIKLNGFDERYFLYMEDVDICKKIDAIGKKKLYFPNVEIIHQHRRGSSKKIKLLFYHLSSAIKYYLKWGV; encoded by the coding sequence ATGGATTCTAATTTTACCATCACTGCTTCTATCGTTATATATAATGAGGATTTAGAAACATTAAAAAAAACTATTAATTCTTTTCTACAAATTTCTTTTAGTAAAAAACTCTACTTAATAGATAATTCTTCAGTTAATAAATTTAAAACATATTTTAAATCTAAAGAAGTTGAATATATTTTTGTTGGAAAAAATCTAGGTTTTGGAAAAGCTCATAATTTAATAATTGATAAAATCAATGGAAAGTCAGAGTTTCATCTGGTTCTTAATCCGGATGTAGTGTTTAATTCAAAAATAATTTTTGTACTAATAAGTGAATTAGAAAAGGATAAAAGTTTAAGTATGATTTCCCCTAAAGTTTTAAATTTTGATGGGACATTACAATTTGCATGTAGAAAATTCCCTACATTTTTTGATTTAATTAATAGAAGAGTAAAAATATCAAATAAACAAATATTTCACAATACATATCAAGACAGAAATTTAGATAAACCTTTTCATCCAGATTTTATCCAAGGATGTTATATGTTATTTAAAACGGAAGATTTTATAAAGTTGAATGGATTTGATGAACGTTATTTTCTTTATATGGAAGATGTGGATATTTGTAAAAAAATTGATGCCATTGGAAAAAAGAAATTATATTTTCCAAATGTTGAAATAATCCATCAACATAGAAGAGGTTCTTCCAAAAAAATAAAATTACTTTTTTATCATCTTTCGTCAGCAATTAAATATTATTTAAAGTGGGGAGTATAA
- a CDS encoding exopolysaccharide biosynthesis polyprenyl glycosylphosphotransferase → MKKRYSHLLRPLKIIVDLIIINFIIYFIYDKDYLNFYFLSYISVYWLVISFITGFYKVYRFTNALRIFTLLTRQFLVFIFGYFAYFGLIREGTVINNQFIILTYIISSITIVKFCWYFLLNKFRSLGNNFRTTVVYGYDDSSKKVIKIFESKANLGYKFLGYFSDKKNNKSKHLGTFDESFNFIKTNVVDEIYCSLSSFNKLQINTVKKFATENGIKLKLIPNSNELYSKNQNVEFYDDTLMVLNIKKLPFEFAENYYIKRIFDIVFSILICVFVLSWLIPVLGVLIKFESNGPLVFKQKREGINGNEFVCYKFRSMKINDKADKIHAIKNDVRVTKIGSFLRKTSIDELPQFINVLLGDMSVVGPRPHLESLSIEYQKDVDDYLKRHIVKPGITGLAQISGYRGEITKKSDIKNRVRLDIFYIENWSFFLDLKIIIRTVLSVFNGDEKAY, encoded by the coding sequence TTGAAGAAAAGATATTCACATTTATTAAGACCTCTAAAGATAATAGTTGATTTAATTATAATAAACTTTATCATATATTTTATTTATGATAAAGATTATTTAAATTTTTATTTTTTAAGTTATATATCAGTTTATTGGCTTGTTATAAGTTTTATTACTGGATTTTATAAGGTTTATAGATTTACAAATGCCCTAAGAATTTTCACACTTCTTACTAGGCAGTTTTTAGTATTTATATTTGGTTATTTTGCTTATTTTGGACTTATTAGAGAAGGGACAGTAATAAATAATCAATTTATTATACTCACTTATATAATATCAAGTATTACAATTGTTAAGTTTTGTTGGTATTTTTTATTAAATAAATTTAGATCACTAGGTAATAATTTTAGGACTACTGTTGTATATGGGTATGATGATTCATCTAAAAAAGTAATTAAAATTTTTGAAAGTAAAGCAAACTTGGGGTATAAATTTTTAGGGTATTTTTCAGATAAAAAAAATAATAAATCAAAGCATTTAGGAACTTTTGATGAAAGTTTTAATTTTATTAAAACTAATGTTGTTGACGAAATATATTGCTCTTTATCAAGTTTTAACAAATTACAAATCAACACAGTTAAAAAATTTGCAACAGAAAATGGAATAAAATTAAAATTAATTCCAAATTCAAATGAACTTTACAGTAAAAATCAAAACGTTGAGTTTTATGATGATACGTTAATGGTTCTGAATATCAAAAAGTTACCTTTCGAATTTGCAGAAAACTATTATATTAAAAGAATTTTTGACATTGTTTTTTCTATTCTAATTTGTGTTTTTGTTCTATCTTGGTTAATACCAGTTTTAGGGGTATTAATTAAATTTGAATCTAATGGACCTTTGGTATTTAAACAAAAAAGAGAAGGGATTAATGGTAATGAATTTGTGTGTTATAAATTTAGATCCATGAAGATAAATGATAAAGCTGATAAAATTCACGCAATAAAAAATGATGTACGAGTTACAAAAATTGGTTCCTTTCTAAGAAAAACAAGCATAGATGAATTACCACAATTTATTAATGTTCTATTAGGAGATATGAGTGTTGTTGGGCCTAGGCCACATTTAGAAAGTTTATCTATTGAATATCAAAAAGATGTAGATGATTATTTAAAAAGACATATTGTAAAGCCAGGAATAACAGGATTGGCACAAATTAGTGGTTATAGAGGTGAAATAACTAAAAAATCTGATATAAAAAATAGAGTTAGGTTAGACATATTTTATATAGAAAACTGGTCTTTTTTCTTAGATTTAAAAATTATTATTAGAACTGTATTAAGTGTTTTTAACGGAGATGAAAAAGCTTATTAA
- a CDS encoding glycosyltransferase, translating to MKVAIIHYWFITRRGGEKVVESILKLFPDADVYTLFYDKKQYGSFLKNHTIYSSSFDTSFYRKHYQKIFPLYPKAINSLKLKKEYDLIISSESGPAKGIKINNTAKHICYIHSPMRYCWGYTDEYLRTINPILRPLAKYFFNKLKTWDKTTINNVDLYIANSINIANRVEKFYQRKAKVIYPPIEDKLFEKELSLVGKKEYYLSFGAITPYKRIDLLVETFNSNGKKLIVIGNGSEKKKLEKTANKNIKFVGKLEWHEIEGYIIKSRALLFPGEEDFGMIPLEVMSFGVPVIAYRKGGALETVIENRKEIKKSTGIFFDTQSKESLIAEIDFFESVESNFDKNYIKRHAEKFKESKFLINFKNCVEKFIKK from the coding sequence GTGAAAGTAGCTATAATACATTATTGGTTTATTACTCGAAGAGGTGGAGAAAAAGTAGTTGAATCTATTTTAAAATTGTTTCCAGATGCAGATGTTTATACATTGTTTTATGATAAAAAACAATATGGAAGTTTTTTAAAAAATCATACAATCTATTCATCTTCATTTGACACCTCTTTTTATAGAAAACATTATCAAAAAATATTTCCTTTATATCCAAAAGCAATAAATTCTTTAAAATTAAAAAAAGAGTATGATTTAATTATTTCTTCAGAATCAGGCCCTGCTAAAGGGATTAAGATTAACAATACAGCAAAGCATATTTGTTATATTCATAGCCCGATGAGGTATTGTTGGGGATATACTGATGAATATTTAAGAACTATTAATCCTATATTAAGACCATTAGCAAAATATTTTTTTAATAAGCTTAAAACATGGGACAAAACAACAATTAACAATGTAGATTTATATATCGCAAATTCAATAAATATTGCGAATAGAGTAGAAAAATTTTACCAAAGAAAAGCTAAAGTTATTTACCCACCAATTGAAGATAAGTTATTTGAAAAAGAGTTGTCTTTGGTTGGAAAAAAAGAATACTATTTAAGCTTTGGAGCTATTACTCCATATAAAAGAATAGACCTTTTAGTAGAAACTTTTAATAGTAATGGTAAAAAATTGATAGTTATTGGGAATGGATCTGAAAAGAAGAAACTTGAAAAAACTGCAAATAAAAACATTAAGTTTGTTGGTAAATTAGAATGGCATGAAATAGAAGGATATATAATTAAATCTAGAGCTTTATTATTTCCAGGTGAAGAAGATTTTGGAATGATTCCTTTAGAAGTAATGTCATTTGGAGTACCTGTAATAGCATATAGAAAAGGTGGTGCTTTAGAAACTGTAATAGAAAACAGAAAAGAAATTAAAAAATCGACAGGAATTTTCTTTGATACCCAGTCTAAAGAATCACTAATAGCAGAAATTGATTTTTTTGAATCAGTTGAAAGTAATTTTGATAAAAATTATATAAAAAGACATGCTGAGAAATTTAAAGAATCAAAATTCTTGATTAATTTTAAGAATTGCGTTGAGAAATTTATAAAAAAATAA
- a CDS encoding O-antigen ligase family protein has product MTAVHEIEVRLSFLVLPLIIFSEKISKEKINKIFIYFKYWVLSFAVFLIIHKLFFVGGPVSTISTHSLLFITNIHQSYFSLFYIFCLFFVLQQIKNGSIHKISGYFQLSFLLIFITLLGARVTTFYALLVCIGFFTVQILRSKRNSKIILISILILSSYLMITKTSFINKFYRLAKIEWNIEKNIYNHQVFTFDYDDKTSNSLELRLIKWYCAIKIVKENILVGVGSGDYQIKLNEKYEEIDFKKGMVYKYNTHNQFLEEFVKFGIIGGVFFLFFLMFLFYTAFIKKNKLLTHLLLVMFLFLFIESVFTRQHGVVFFVFLISILSIYHDKKSK; this is encoded by the coding sequence GTGACAGCAGTTCATGAAATTGAAGTTAGATTATCTTTTTTAGTTTTGCCTCTTATTATTTTTTCAGAAAAAATATCTAAAGAAAAAATTAATAAAATTTTTATATATTTTAAATATTGGGTATTAAGTTTTGCTGTTTTTTTAATTATACACAAACTCTTTTTTGTTGGTGGACCAGTATCTACAATATCAACCCATTCTTTATTATTTATTACTAATATTCATCAATCTTATTTTTCTTTATTTTATATATTCTGTTTGTTTTTTGTTTTACAACAAATAAAAAATGGAAGTATTCACAAAATTTCAGGTTACTTTCAGCTTTCTTTTTTATTAATATTTATAACACTTCTTGGTGCAAGAGTTACAACTTTTTATGCTTTATTAGTATGCATTGGTTTTTTTACGGTACAAATTTTAAGAAGTAAAAGAAATTCAAAAATAATTTTAATTTCAATCTTAATCTTGTCATCATATTTAATGATTACAAAAACAAGTTTTATAAACAAGTTTTATAGATTAGCAAAAATTGAATGGAATATTGAAAAAAATATTTATAACCATCAAGTTTTCACATTTGATTATGATGATAAGACATCTAATTCTTTAGAATTACGTTTAATAAAATGGTATTGTGCTATTAAAATAGTAAAAGAAAATATATTAGTTGGAGTTGGATCTGGTGATTATCAAATTAAATTAAATGAAAAATATGAAGAAATTGATTTTAAAAAAGGGATGGTTTATAAATATAATACTCATAATCAATTTCTAGAAGAATTTGTAAAATTTGGAATTATTGGCGGAGTATTTTTTTTATTTTTTTTAATGTTTTTATTCTACACTGCATTTATAAAGAAAAATAAATTATTAACCCATTTATTGTTAGTAATGTTTTTATTTTTATTTATTGAAAGTGTATTTACTAGACAACATGGAGTTGTGTTTTTTGTTTTTTTAATTTCAATATTATCAATTTATCATGATAAAAAATCAAAATAA
- a CDS encoding O-antigen polymerase, with protein MNNIAFIKNNNLVKATLYGLLFWLILFFLVPFNIKQPLGIFPSLFLILNYLSFLIGLKIITTTKKENLNNYTDSINSKVLKSFFYVIVVIALFGFLLKIIDKFYIRGASFLYTISYNRIILENSGPSIISIISALTTPFSFLPLFLYYKLPKKNLLWFFTSILLFFSPTIDFLMMGSRSGIFVIIILLGLYLFYYKKLKLNPIKVIIVIFVLAYLGMASTKLFLERTRDFAKTDKIAINHILKHSGYNFTITPRNSTKNNIIKTKNKTSQAVKLGVINFAQYYLHGVYEFGYLYRNYNKQHYFGAYTFNVFVKFINIIFRTNIDLKKVENSPPRTGVYTSFFGPVFIDFGWFTFIFMFFFGAIQKTIYNKCLEGRFQFIPLLFYFLIINFFMPVFNFINGAQGLYIITTFIIFSIIYKVLTGKLILKKEGDNKKYVKIL; from the coding sequence ATGAATAATATAGCTTTTATTAAAAATAATAATTTGGTTAAAGCTACATTATATGGATTGTTATTTTGGTTAATATTGTTTTTTTTAGTTCCTTTTAATATAAAGCAACCTTTAGGAATTTTTCCATCATTATTTTTAATTTTAAATTATTTATCTTTTTTAATTGGATTAAAAATAATAACAACTACAAAAAAAGAAAACTTAAACAACTATACTGATTCAATTAACTCTAAAGTTTTAAAGAGTTTTTTTTATGTTATTGTTGTTATAGCTTTATTTGGTTTTTTATTAAAAATAATTGATAAGTTTTATATAAGGGGCGCTTCGTTTTTATATACTATATCTTATAACAGAATAATATTAGAAAATTCAGGGCCTTCTATTATCAGTATAATTTCTGCTTTGACAACACCTTTTAGTTTTCTACCTTTATTTCTTTATTATAAGTTACCCAAAAAAAACTTGTTATGGTTTTTTACTAGTATTTTGCTTTTTTTTTCTCCTACTATTGATTTTTTAATGATGGGATCTCGTTCAGGTATTTTTGTTATTATAATTTTACTAGGGCTTTACCTTTTTTATTATAAAAAATTGAAACTTAATCCAATAAAAGTTATTATAGTAATTTTTGTATTAGCATATTTAGGAATGGCTTCTACCAAACTATTTTTAGAAAGAACAAGAGATTTTGCAAAAACAGATAAAATAGCTATTAATCATATTTTGAAACACTCAGGTTATAATTTTACGATAACACCCAGAAATTCAACTAAAAATAATATAATAAAAACAAAAAATAAAACATCACAAGCGGTAAAATTGGGAGTAATTAATTTTGCTCAATATTATTTACATGGTGTTTACGAATTTGGATATTTATACAGAAATTATAATAAGCAACATTATTTTGGGGCATATACTTTTAATGTTTTTGTTAAGTTTATCAATATAATTTTTAGAACAAATATCGATTTAAAAAAAGTTGAGAATTCACCTCCAAGAACAGGAGTATATACAAGTTTTTTTGGGCCAGTGTTTATTGATTTTGGTTGGTTTACGTTTATTTTTATGTTTTTTTTCGGTGCTATTCAAAAAACAATTTATAATAAATGCTTAGAAGGTAGGTTTCAATTTATACCATTACTTTTTTATTTTTTAATAATTAATTTTTTTATGCCAGTTTTTAATTTTATTAATGGGGCTCAAGGTCTTTATATCATTACAACCTTTATCATTTTTTCAATAATATATAAAGTTTTAACTGGAAAATTAATATTAAAAAAAGAAGGTGATAATAAGAAGTATGTAAAAATATTATAA
- the pseI gene encoding pseudaminic acid synthase: MNQNSVFIIAELSANHGGDIEIAKETIRAAKRAGADAIKLQTYTADTITLDVKSDIFKINQGTAWDGQYFYDLYKEASLPWEWHKELFDIAKEEGLVCFSSPFDFTAVDFLEELETPIYKIASFEITDIPLIEYVASKQKPIIISTGIATIEDIELAINTCKKVGNNDITILKCTSAYPADPKDANLITIPDIIEKFKVKSGLSDHTMGVEAPMVAVALGAKVIEKHFILNKNIGGPDAHFSLDEKEFTQMVDAVRLTERLIGKVDYEMTDKKMSSRIFSRSLFVCEDIKVGDTITTINVKSKRPNAGLHPKYLHQIIGKKAIRDLEKGEAFNLKMIKN; the protein is encoded by the coding sequence ATGAATCAAAATAGTGTCTTTATAATAGCAGAATTATCTGCGAATCATGGTGGTGATATCGAAATTGCAAAAGAGACAATTAGGGCTGCAAAGCGTGCTGGTGCCGATGCGATTAAACTACAAACTTATACAGCAGATACTATAACATTAGATGTCAAGTCTGATATATTTAAAATAAATCAAGGAACTGCATGGGATGGACAGTATTTTTATGATTTATATAAAGAAGCTTCTTTACCATGGGAGTGGCATAAAGAATTATTTGATATAGCTAAAGAAGAAGGTTTAGTTTGTTTTTCATCTCCATTTGATTTTACAGCGGTAGATTTTTTAGAAGAGTTAGAAACTCCAATTTATAAAATTGCTTCTTTTGAAATTACAGATATACCTCTTATTGAGTATGTAGCTTCAAAACAAAAGCCAATAATTATTTCAACAGGAATTGCTACTATTGAAGATATTGAATTAGCTATAAATACTTGTAAAAAGGTTGGGAATAATGATATAACTATTTTGAAATGTACATCTGCATATCCAGCAGATCCAAAAGATGCAAATTTAATCACTATACCAGATATCATAGAAAAGTTTAAGGTAAAATCTGGTTTATCTGACCATACCATGGGTGTTGAAGCTCCTATGGTTGCAGTTGCATTAGGAGCAAAAGTTATAGAAAAACATTTTATCTTAAACAAAAATATTGGTGGTCCAGATGCTCATTTTTCATTAGATGAAAAAGAATTTACGCAAATGGTTGATGCGGTACGATTAACCGAAAGGTTAATTGGAAAAGTAGATTATGAAATGACAGATAAGAAGATGTCTAGTAGGATATTTTCTAGATCATTATTTGTTTGTGAAGATATAAAAGTAGGAGATACTATAACAACAATAAATGTTAAATCAAAAAGACCAAATGCAGGATTACATCCAAAATATCTACATCAAATTATAGGAAAAAAAGCGATAAGAGACTTAGAGAAAGGAGAAGCTTTTAATTTAAAAATGATTAAAAATTAA
- a CDS encoding GNAT family N-acetyltransferase, whose amino-acid sequence MTFPIEYLCLSKSSFFIEDYSIVPIRYEDRLDIMNWRNEQVYHLRQDKKLTQVDQENYFLKTIKPLFSEEKPNQLLFSYLKGETCIGYGGLVHLNWVDRNAEISFIMNTSLEKTAFQFHWKTFLNRIEEVAFNILNFHKIFTYAFDLRPRLYDSLEQCDYKKEAILKEHCLFENNYIDVIIHSKTNRYLSLRKIEKNDVIYLYNLANESQARENSFQSKKITLEKHKIWFQNKLLDEKSNYYICQINKEDAGLIRFDIGSEDNAVIGINIDANFRGSKVSSKFLKIACNMFLKENSNPIFAYIKKSNIASSKSFERAGFIFNKEVKINEELANLYRYESK is encoded by the coding sequence ATGACTTTTCCAATCGAATATTTATGTTTATCTAAAAGTTCTTTTTTTATTGAAGATTATTCTATTGTTCCAATAAGATATGAAGATAGATTAGATATTATGAATTGGAGGAATGAACAAGTTTATCATTTAAGGCAAGACAAGAAATTAACACAAGTTGACCAAGAGAATTACTTTTTAAAAACAATTAAACCGCTATTTAGTGAAGAAAAACCAAATCAATTACTTTTTTCTTATTTAAAAGGAGAAACCTGTATTGGATATGGTGGTTTAGTACATCTAAATTGGGTTGATAGGAATGCGGAAATTTCATTTATAATGAATACATCATTAGAAAAAACAGCGTTTCAATTTCATTGGAAAACTTTCTTAAATCGTATAGAGGAAGTCGCTTTTAATATTCTTAATTTTCATAAAATATTTACTTATGCTTTTGATCTTAGACCCCGTTTATATGATTCATTAGAACAATGTGATTATAAAAAAGAAGCGATTTTAAAAGAACATTGTTTATTTGAAAATAATTATATAGATGTCATTATACATTCAAAGACAAATAGGTATTTAAGTTTAAGAAAAATTGAGAAGAATGATGTTATTTATTTGTACAATTTAGCGAATGAAAGCCAAGCACGTGAAAACTCTTTTCAATCAAAAAAAATTACTTTAGAGAAGCATAAAATATGGTTTCAAAATAAACTACTTGATGAGAAATCTAATTATTATATTTGTCAGATTAATAAAGAAGATGCAGGATTGATCAGATTCGACATTGGTAGTGAAGATAATGCTGTAATAGGAATTAATATTGACGCTAATTTTAGAGGAAGTAAAGTTTCCTCAAAATTTTTGAAAATTGCTTGTAATATGTTTTTGAAAGAAAATTCTAATCCAATATTTGCTTATATAAAAAAGTCAAATATTGCATCCAGTAAATCATTTGAAAGAGCAGGTTTTATTTTTAACAAAGAAGTAAAAATTAATGAAGAATTAGCTAATTTGTATAGATATGAATCAAAATAG